In Candidatus Contubernalis alkalaceticus, the genomic window CATCTGATAAAATGTTAAGCACACTAGATGATTGGCTAACAGAAAATGCCTTGACATGTGAACAAAAGGAATTTCCTATGGCTTTACGTGCACTAGGTAATTGGCATGTAAAGGATAAGCCCTGGGCAATTCTGGCGAGAATTTTCTTTTCATCACAAATTAATAAAGAGAGGCCAAAAAGAAAAAAGACATTTTTTGAAGAAATTGACTTTGATAATTTAACTAGAGAAGATATTGAAGCAATTAAGAAATGTCCACAATCTAAGACTTTAGCAGAAAAGATAATAAGAGGATATTTTCCAGAGCATCACTCAGGTTTTAATCTAGACGAAGTAATCATAAAATTTAATCAATTTGACTGGTGTTTTCCTGATGCATGTTTAGAAGGTATTTTAAATAGTAAGAGAAAGGACATGATATTGCCTGTATTTGCACTAGGGTTAAAATTATGGGGCAATGAATTACAATTGGAACAAGCCCTTGAATACGTTATTCAGGAATATAATGATGCTAGTGTTTGGTATGACAAATGGCAAAATGATTATGGCAAAAAAATTGGTGAAGGAATTTTTAATGCAGGTTATGAAGCACATCTTTTGGAAGAACCAGGGGAAATTTTTATCCCACTCCAAGAAACTTTAGATATTTTAGTTGCTGGATTAGCCTTACGCAAGGATCCAATGTATTTAGAATATTTGGCTTCACGAAGTGAATTAACCAGTTCATGTTTTAATGCATTTGAAAATAATTTAGAAACTGTTTTTAATGAGGGATCATTTGAAAAATGTTTTTCTCATGCTAATGAGACGTATATTCGAAAAAATGCATGGCGTGCTATTGGAACCGCAAAATTGTACAACTTGGTTCCTAAATTACTGGATGCAATGGAAGCAAGCCATGTTGATGAAGTAAGAGGTGCTTTAGAGGGTTTAGCAAAATTATATGAGGCAGAAAAATTTGGGGCAATAATAAATAAAAAAGCAAACCAATGTAGATTTGTTTCAAAATGCAGACTATATGAAGCATCTAAAAACTTTGAAGGGCCTGATAAGTATATAAGTCCTAAAGAGTATCATCAGGCAATAAATATTAACTTTAGTGAAGATGAACAGGAAGTACTTAATATACTACCTAAAAGTGGTACAAATTTCGATGATATTGCAGGCATATGGGATAATCTTGCCACAATCCTTCAAGAAAAAGTAATATCTTTAGCAAGAGCAACTGATATTACAATTTCAAAAAGGGCACTAATATTTGCTGCATGTGGGCAAAATGGTCAGGTGCTTCCGTTAATCAAACATTGGTATAATTGTGATGAAAAAGAATATAGACTAGTAAAATTACAAGCCATTATTCAATACCCGGAAGAATATAATAAAGCTTTAGAAAAAGCAATTGAGGACGACCATTATCGCTGTCGTAAATTCGCAATAGAAAATATTGCTGTTGTTGCTAATAATAATCCAATATTAAAACAAAAAATTATTGACATGGCTTGCAATGACCCAAGCGCACTTATTCGTGAAACCTGTCTGAGTATAATAGGCGAATTTGTCTGGTCTGAAGGAATTAGTGGCTTAATTAAATTGTTAAAAGATAAAAGGGATAGAAGTGAAGGGTGGGAGTTACCGGATCATCATGTGGCACGGACAGCAGCTTTGCAAATTAGCAATTTTAGTAATTATGGCGACTTGTTACTACAACCTTTATTAGATTTTCTAACGGCAGGGAAAAAAGTACAGCCGGATATTTATGTTCATGTTTATGTAATTATATGTTTAAATAATTGGACAGGAAATAAAAATGTTATTGATTTTTTATCTGGGTTGCTCCTTGATGACTGGTATATTAAGACAGAAACTGGAAGTGGGTATATAAGACGTTTTGCTGCAGTCTGGGCTTTAGTCGGAGTAAAAGTAAATCAAATATATGAAAAATTAAAGACTTGTACTAGTGATGCGGATGATAGAATAGCGGGTCCGGCTATGATTGCTTTAGCAAATTATGGAGACTTAGGGAGGGAATCTTTAAGAAAGATAATACAATCTGATGAAAAAAAGATTTCAAAAAATAGAAAATTTCTGGCAGCTGTAATATTACTTGCAACTAAGACGAATAGTTTTCCATTTATGGAAGAATTGGCATCTGGAAATGATCCAATATTAGAACTGATAATAAAAATAAAAGACAATCAAGAATTGTTTGGGAAAATACCATTAACAGAGTGGTTAAATAATGATTCGAATCTATCAAGTATTGACCTGAATAAGGTATTTAAAGATTTAAAAGGACTCACACCTGCTTTATATTATATTATGGATTTTATTGTTGGTAAAGAGTGGGAAAAAGTATGTAAATTCAACATTTTGGAAGCAATTAATAAAACGATGCCAAATAGCATAGGAGTTATAAGTATTCGGTATTTTAATGGGTACGAATAATGTAAGAAGTGTGTTCGGCAAAATAGATGAAGGAAATAAACTATGAAAAGGCTTTAGAAAGAAATTAGTATAACCGCCAACCGTTTTGAAAACAAGCACCAAAATAAGGTGGTAAAAAATGCAACCCAAAATACTATACCCAAGGTAGAGATTAACGTAACATCATCAACTTGCACTAAAACTGTGATTAATGAGAACAATTGTTTGCTATATATTCTTCTTGAGCTTCATTTAATAGCCTGCCCTAAGTTTTTATATGGTATTTTTTGATTGTTGGATACAATACAATGACACTTGAACTGTTTCTTCCGCTAATTCATGTTGGTATGGGGTTGCTGCTCAAATATAGGGAACTGTTGAGGTTTATATAGGAGCGGGTAATCATCCTTCCCTATAAACACAATTAAATTTTCTTTCAAACATTTCTTTCAAACATCACTTTTGCATAATTTTCAACATCATCTGGCACAAGCATATTGTACTTTTGCTTTACAGCAGTGAAATACTCAGCAATCATCTCTTTGCTGATAATACGATTGGACTGTGCCTCAACAGGAAGGTTTCCACGAGTTTTTAACCATGGCATTTCAGAATGTGTAAAGCACTCCAGTATCTTTCCGCTATAGCAGCAGAAGTACTGAACGACACTGTCAATAATTGCTTTCTCTGCATCAGTAAAAACAGAAATATCAAAATCCTTTTCTCCCTCTATAGGGTCAAAACGATAACTGGAATATCGGTTATAGATATCTCTGTAAACGGGTCCATGCACCCAAGCTTCACAATCTTCCTCAAAAAGAAAATTACCCATGAATGCGTAATATAAACCCTGAACATAGTAAAGAGCTTTCTGCAAAGCCAATGGTGTAATATCCTCACATTTGAATAGCAAGTAATCAGTAACCTCATCTACTTTTGATTTTGATGATTGTAACTGACCAAGTATTTCTAATGTAGCTCTTTTACTCTTTTCATAAGCTGTTAATGATTTTAAATTCCCTTTGTTTTCCTCAAGTAAAGACATATAAAACTCAGGCTCATTATAAATCTTTTGCAAAGTATCTGAATATTGTTTTGTAGGCATATCTCCTTCGTAATATCGGGAAAAAGTCATTTCTCCCCAATTTAAAAGTAATGACAATGGTCGTTTTCCGATGTTATACTTTTGGGGTATTTCAAGAATGTTTTCAAGAGAAATTATCCCGTTCTTTTGTCGATAAGCATCGTATAAAGCTTTCAAGTTACCATCTTCAATTTCAGCCACATACACTTCATCATAGCATTTCGAACAAAATGCCTGATTACCTGCATATTCATATTCTTCGCCTTTCAAATTGTTTTTCATTGTTACAGTCTTTAAAAAATAAGGCTCTTCCTTTCTGCATGTTTCACAAAATGTCATTTTCTCCATCATAACGTTTCCTCCTTTCAATTCCGACCATTATCTAAGTAGATAATCAATCGGCTTGTTACGTTTATGGAATGATATAACAACTACTCGATTTCCTGATGCTAAATCAATAATATTAAACTTCGTGTATATATCCACCAATTCTTCTTTGCCGCTAAAATTAAATAGCATAACCTGAGGACAAAACACATATAATAGACATTCAACAACCTAATTTTTCCCATTCGAGCTAATTATACTAGATAATCACATTTAAGAAAAATATTTTCATAAATAGCGTTAATTTACAGATATTGCCTTGTACTATTTTCCCTTCTGTTATATGATAAAAACAGGAGGGGATGAACATGACTGCTGATATTGAAATGTACCATTGTGGCCCTGCTGCACTAATTTCAGCTCTATATGACCAGTTGAAGATTGGCAATACCATTGATGAAATGGTTTACTGGGATCCGGCACAGTGCCGACTTTCTCCTGGCACAAGAATTAAAGCACTGGTCATCAATATGTTTGGAGGACGCAAACCCCTATATCGAATGGATGAATTTTATGCAAATTTGGATATTGAAAACCTTTTCGGCAAGGGTGTAATCAAAAAAGATCTGACGGACTATACCCTGGCCCGTTCTTTAGATAAACTTGCAGATCGAGGGCCCCAGGAGGTGTTTTCCACCTTATGCCTTAGGGCCATATGTCATGAGCAAATTAAAATAAAGTAT contains:
- a CDS encoding type II TA system antitoxin MqsA family protein, which codes for MMEKMTFCETCRKEEPYFLKTVTMKNNLKGEEYEYAGNQAFCSKCYDEVYVAEIEDGNLKALYDAYRQKNGIISLENILEIPQKYNIGKRPLSLLLNWGEMTFSRYYEGDMPTKQYSDTLQKIYNEPEFYMSLLEENKGNLKSLTAYEKSKRATLEILGQLQSSKSKVDEVTDYLLFKCEDITPLALQKALYYVQGLYYAFMGNFLFEEDCEAWVHGPVYRDIYNRYSSYRFDPIEGEKDFDISVFTDAEKAIIDSVVQYFCCYSGKILECFTHSEMPWLKTRGNLPVEAQSNRIISKEMIAEYFTAVKQKYNMLVPDDVENYAKVMFERNV
- a CDS encoding nSTAND3 domain-containing NTPase codes for the protein MNNINKIYRGYEYQIDVSVWCALHLIFEREKAEYIEIEPASLEDIEAEFKIESDKSEVIATTPGKKLIVQVKSKSNGPWAIVEVSNILIKSKSNTKPNKLLRVSPIALMQKNEECIYVLVTDADVSKDLQPFCVPQIGDFSKAKEFPGTIKRKLNPTVENIILAHRFTIFSKFTWDYANKLSEDILRKFGNVPMQFIVDCRQEIAESVRKRLLGKSSRRLTKTDIEDIIKKFQGLPQPNIFLNYHVMPHEHTQARKILNKYYAILIYGEPGVGKSLFAEALAYEYKKQEIPFQVVTELDMPRGILDAFNSGMPVIAHLDDPWGRITPGQTAVEWCNSIVNLLRQTREDRRIIIVSRESVLEDVYPLDSLPIELKRIAFRIDKDSYSEKQRIKMIERRLKYLPNSSLNHRKFIRENLRDILDSLTYPVEIIAVIERISEQVPQNYKEFQLTLEKCKQENLIQTYVDELCSKPYNQKLAVILAWVLTRTSPEKWQEDSETFREWITHSNIRLSEGIPVTSTIKYLLNIGWLKVDEYRGLCLRDPRIEQAIDGFFNRYSDECKDIIKIIFNNLLECDRVSDILRMIEGLITQKLRPSDKMLSTLDDWLTENALTCEQKEFPMALRALGNWHVKDKPWAILARIFFSSQINKERPKRKKTFFEEIDFDNLTREDIEAIKKCPQSKTLAEKIIRGYFPEHHSGFNLDEVIIKFNQFDWCFPDACLEGILNSKRKDMILPVFALGLKLWGNELQLEQALEYVIQEYNDASVWYDKWQNDYGKKIGEGIFNAGYEAHLLEEPGEIFIPLQETLDILVAGLALRKDPMYLEYLASRSELTSSCFNAFENNLETVFNEGSFEKCFSHANETYIRKNAWRAIGTAKLYNLVPKLLDAMEASHVDEVRGALEGLAKLYEAEKFGAIINKKANQCRFVSKCRLYEASKNFEGPDKYISPKEYHQAININFSEDEQEVLNILPKSGTNFDDIAGIWDNLATILQEKVISLARATDITISKRALIFAACGQNGQVLPLIKHWYNCDEKEYRLVKLQAIIQYPEEYNKALEKAIEDDHYRCRKFAIENIAVVANNNPILKQKIIDMACNDPSALIRETCLSIIGEFVWSEGISGLIKLLKDKRDRSEGWELPDHHVARTAALQISNFSNYGDLLLQPLLDFLTAGKKVQPDIYVHVYVIICLNNWTGNKNVIDFLSGLLLDDWYIKTETGSGYIRRFAAVWALVGVKVNQIYEKLKTCTSDADDRIAGPAMIALANYGDLGRESLRKIIQSDEKKISKNRKFLAAVILLATKTNSFPFMEELASGNDPILELIIKIKDNQELFGKIPLTEWLNNDSNLSSIDLNKVFKDLKGLTPALYYIMDFIVGKEWEKVCKFNILEAINKTMPNSIGVISIRYFNGYE